A genomic window from Anthocerotibacter panamensis C109 includes:
- a CDS encoding HNH endonuclease signature motif containing protein, whose protein sequence is MYRCPACWQDFLTRFEPCPGCSAVQAQRTRAQRAKERRHAYDPVGQIHRSEFWAIWRLYPHCPCCGSGWGAREHISLDHIVPLAQGGPNIGENVQPLCQRCNLWKSDHIIYFDRAFTGQPAAIPGVLWSYLPAKPAPAEGQISLLTLTPVVDLRFPAGTPRQFEQATLELTRQAQLRTLV, encoded by the coding sequence ATGTACCGCTGTCCCGCCTGTTGGCAAGACTTTCTCACGCGCTTCGAGCCCTGTCCCGGCTGTAGCGCAGTGCAGGCGCAGCGCACCCGCGCCCAAAGAGCGAAAGAGCGTCGCCATGCCTATGACCCGGTAGGCCAGATCCACCGTTCCGAGTTCTGGGCGATTTGGCGGCTTTACCCCCACTGTCCTTGCTGCGGGAGTGGCTGGGGAGCCCGAGAACACATCAGCCTCGACCACATTGTCCCGCTTGCTCAGGGTGGTCCTAACATCGGCGAGAATGTCCAGCCCCTCTGTCAGCGCTGCAACCTCTGGAAGAGCGACCACATCATCTATTTCGACCGCGCCTTCACTGGGCAACCGGCAGCCATCCCCGGAGTCCTTTGGTCTTATCTGCCCGCTAAACCTGCCCCAGCGGAAGGCCAAATCAGTTTGCTGACGCTGACCCCTGTCGTAGATCTACGCTTCCCGGCAGGTACCCCCCGCCAATTTGAGCAAGCAACCTTGGAACTGACGAGGCAGGCGCAGTTGCGTACCCTGGTCTAG
- a CDS encoding LptA/OstA family protein codes for MPRATHKILAVLLLLEGLWGVPVLAQNSSLTINSDIQEANSITDVVVARGNVRVEYSARQLTARAKQAIYDGRKGTITLIGEVTIEQWGRDQLQAAKITYFLNENRIKAEPLEGQQVTGTYNFTAGSQDTASIRSDLQEANTALGTVTATGNIRFEFPARQIVATAQKATFNNKDRTIVMQGGVSILHQGVNTVQAESVTYAIDESRFIAAPSSGKQVRATYSIPDSTKTKPNP; via the coding sequence ATGCCCCGTGCCACCCACAAAATTCTGGCTGTCCTCCTGCTATTAGAAGGGCTATGGGGCGTTCCGGTTCTCGCCCAAAACTCCAGCCTGACGATTAACTCCGATATCCAGGAAGCTAATTCCATCACGGATGTCGTCGTGGCGCGAGGCAATGTCCGGGTGGAATATAGTGCCCGCCAACTCACCGCCCGCGCTAAACAGGCTATCTATGATGGACGTAAAGGCACCATCACCTTGATCGGCGAGGTGACCATCGAACAGTGGGGGCGCGACCAACTCCAAGCTGCAAAAATCACCTATTTCCTCAACGAAAATCGGATCAAAGCGGAACCCCTGGAAGGTCAGCAAGTCACCGGCACTTATAATTTTACGGCAGGGTCGCAGGATACAGCTTCCATCCGCTCCGACCTCCAGGAAGCCAACACCGCTTTGGGCACAGTCACCGCCACCGGCAACATCCGCTTTGAGTTTCCTGCTCGCCAAATCGTGGCGACGGCACAAAAAGCGACCTTCAACAACAAAGACCGCACCATCGTCATGCAGGGCGGGGTCTCCATCCTCCACCAAGGCGTCAATACCGTCCAGGCTGAGTCGGTCACCTACGCTATTGATGAGAGCCGTTTCATCGCCGCTCCCAGCAGTGGCAAACAAGTCCGCGCCACCTACTCGATTCCCGACAGCACCAAGACTAAGCCCAATCCTTGA
- a CDS encoding CPBP family intramembrane glutamic endopeptidase — protein sequence MAVLPRVQSFLRHTSSWLRLAGFLGILVVLWLPQVVLILLVTGWRWGTEFSNYQNLLGAVALYLSLIGLLNVFSRWVDGKPFSQYGLRADARDIGGMLLGIGVGVSGLALLFTVEYGLGWLVFDGQGVGTPAWPLTVLSGFGVGLGVALIEELLFRGFLVNLWAKDYGWGWAVALSASIFAMAHFLKSWEAILASWPQFPGLLLMGLILGMARLRMGDRLGLGIGLHWGWVWSITVVNTAGLVVYTQRIDPLWTGIGNNPLASILGLSFLAVTGSVVWGLTGVLNPDKTR from the coding sequence ATGGCCGTTCTCCCTCGCGTCCAGAGCTTTTTACGTCACACCTCATCCTGGCTGAGATTGGCGGGCTTTTTAGGAATCTTGGTCGTGCTGTGGCTGCCGCAGGTTGTGCTGATCCTCCTGGTGACGGGCTGGCGCTGGGGCACGGAATTCTCCAACTATCAAAACTTACTGGGTGCGGTTGCCCTCTACCTCAGTCTCATCGGGCTGCTAAACGTCTTCTCGCGCTGGGTTGACGGCAAACCCTTTAGCCAATACGGTCTGCGGGCGGATGCTCGGGATATCGGTGGGATGCTCTTGGGGATAGGGGTTGGCGTATCCGGTTTGGCGCTCCTCTTTACGGTCGAGTATGGGCTGGGTTGGTTGGTGTTTGATGGGCAGGGAGTCGGGACACCCGCTTGGCCTCTGACTGTGCTCAGTGGTTTTGGGGTGGGCTTGGGCGTGGCGCTCATTGAGGAGTTGCTCTTTCGGGGGTTCTTGGTCAATCTGTGGGCCAAGGACTACGGTTGGGGCTGGGCAGTAGCCTTGAGCGCGTCGATCTTTGCCATGGCTCATTTCCTGAAGTCCTGGGAGGCTATTCTTGCCAGTTGGCCGCAGTTCCCCGGTCTGCTGCTCATGGGTCTGATCTTGGGTATGGCACGGCTCAGAATGGGGGACCGTCTGGGGCTGGGCATTGGGCTCCATTGGGGCTGGGTCTGGAGCATCACGGTCGTCAACACGGCGGGGCTGGTGGTCTACACCCAGCGCATTGACCCGCTCTGGACCGGGATTGGCAACAATCCCCTCGCCAGTATCCTGGGTTTGTCTTTTTTAGCAGTGACCGGGAGCGTGGTTTGGGGGCTCACAGGGGTACTCAATCCCGATAAGACGCGCTAG
- the nrdR gene encoding transcriptional regulator NrdR — translation MRCPFCHNSDSRVLESRPAADSPNVRRRRECISCKKRWTTQERFEVIDLTVLKRNHHREPFDRFKILRGLTLACQKTGVTRAQIERLVDEIETELHERARGEVSVQFIGELVLAHLKQLNEVAYIRYASVYHRFRNADDFIADLIGKPRDQP, via the coding sequence ATGCGTTGTCCCTTCTGCCACAATTCTGACAGCCGGGTCCTTGAGTCCCGCCCCGCCGCCGACAGCCCCAACGTCCGTCGCCGCCGGGAGTGCATAAGCTGCAAAAAACGGTGGACGACTCAAGAACGCTTCGAGGTGATTGACCTGACTGTGCTCAAGCGCAACCACCACCGCGAACCCTTTGACCGGTTCAAAATCTTACGCGGGCTGACCCTGGCTTGTCAGAAGACGGGGGTGACCCGCGCGCAGATCGAGCGGCTGGTGGATGAAATCGAGACCGAATTGCATGAACGGGCGCGTGGGGAAGTTTCGGTCCAGTTTATCGGCGAATTGGTCCTAGCCCACCTAAAACAACTCAACGAAGTTGCCTATATCCGCTACGCTTCGGTTTACCATCGTTTTCGCAATGCGGATGATTTTATTGCCGATCTGATCGGTAAGCCCCGCGACCAGCCCTGA